The genomic DNA TGACGATACCGAGGAATTTCAGCGAAACAACGATAGAGCGGCCGGTCGGCAAAGGCGTACCGGGTGGATCGTTCGGATAGTCTTCACGCTCGACCACTTCGGCGACGTCATCGAGAAACAGACCTGCCACAAGTGCAGTGACAGGTGCGATCATCAATGCGAGAACAAGCGCCAGACCAAGGCCTGCGACAATAGCGGCAACGATACCAAACCAGCCTGCCCATTCCGGCATGCCGGGCAGTATCTGCTCCATCCACGGCCAGGCAAAAGTAAAAAAGATTTGACGAACTGCCGCCCAAAGACCGATCAGCAGCAACAGCGTCAAACCGAGAGTTTTCCAGAAAACTGCACGCAATTCTGGCGTGGTCAGGCGTTTCAGAGCTTTCAATGCAGCATCCAAGATCATTTTCGACCCAATTCCGACTGTAGACGAAGATGGAAATAGGTATGCCTTCATCTTGGCGCAAGCTGCACTACCCACAATGCGGGAGGCTTGCAGGGTAGCCAAAGGGGTTTCAAACCGCTAAACCGGCACCCACATGACTGCCGCATATCCGGCCCAACGCATGTCGCGGAAAAGTGCATAGCGACTTTTCCGATGACGATCTGTTTTGCCGGATAGGAGACTAATCAAAAGGGGAGCTTCTCGCGCTCATGGCCACATTCGACGTTCTTTGCATCGGCAATGCCATTGTCGATATTCTTTCGCGCACTGATGACTCTTTTCTGGAAACGAATGGAATCGTCAAAGGCGCGATGAACCTGATCGATGCAGAGCGTGCTGAATTGCTCTATGGCCGGATTGCAGGTCCGGCAACAGAAATGTCGGGTGGCAGTGCCGGAAATACCGCAGCAGGTGTGGCAAGCCTTGGCGGACGCTCGGCCTATTTCGGCAAGGTTGCGACCGATCATCTGGGCCGTGTTTTCGCGCATGATATCCGCGCGCAAGGCGTTGCATTCGACACCCGTCCGCTGGAAAAGGGATCGCCGACTGCTCGCTCCATGATTTTCGTGACGCCGGATGGCGAACGCTCGATGAACACCTATCTCGGTGCCTGCGTGGAA from Brucella anthropi ATCC 49188 includes the following:
- a CDS encoding sulfate transporter family protein is translated as MILDAALKALKRLTTPELRAVFWKTLGLTLLLLIGLWAAVRQIFFTFAWPWMEQILPGMPEWAGWFGIVAAIVAGLGLALVLALMIAPVTALVAGLFLDDVAEVVEREDYPNDPPGTPLPTGRSIVVSLKFLGIVILGNIVALFMLFIPGVNLIAFFVINAYLLGREFFEFAAMRYHSEAEAKALRSHYSVTVFLAGLLIAGFMAIPIVNLLTPLFAATMMVHLHKAVSQREARLTPAAARG